A section of the Aminiphilus circumscriptus DSM 16581 genome encodes:
- the dctP gene encoding TRAP transporter substrate-binding protein DctP, which translates to MRKMVFGILVVALSVLFAVSGWAAETVKIRMAGQSPMEHQATKHQFEFKEAIEKQSGGRFEIKVYPANQLGDYTQVYEEIMRGTLEMALINIPSQFDQRLELTYVPYLVENYDQVKTFFAPDGFIVRALGSIHEKLGVKLLGFNIEGLGGFATTVPVENAADPKAKKNVLLRVPPMDVFKLHADDLGYTTISVPYAELYTALQTGVAQGWSGGPPVLTYLSFRDVIKNYYQYNSHLESECWLINKNLWDSFSPEDQKMFMDVIAGLQAKSTEIAQQDDTEYLEKMREAGIAVNTFSNEELAALADYTRETTWPRLRDRLTPEIMDELAKQYQ; encoded by the coding sequence ATGAGAAAAATGGTATTCGGCATCCTCGTCGTTGCGTTGTCGGTTCTCTTCGCCGTTTCGGGATGGGCGGCGGAGACGGTCAAAATCCGCATGGCTGGTCAGAGCCCCATGGAACACCAGGCCACGAAGCACCAGTTCGAGTTCAAGGAAGCCATCGAGAAGCAGTCCGGCGGTCGGTTCGAGATCAAGGTCTATCCGGCGAACCAGCTCGGCGACTACACCCAGGTGTACGAAGAGATCATGCGGGGAACGCTGGAAATGGCCCTCATCAACATTCCCAGCCAGTTCGACCAGCGCCTTGAACTGACCTACGTTCCCTATCTCGTCGAGAACTATGACCAGGTGAAGACCTTCTTCGCTCCTGACGGTTTTATCGTGAGGGCCCTCGGCTCGATTCACGAGAAGCTCGGCGTGAAGCTCCTCGGCTTCAACATCGAAGGTCTCGGCGGCTTTGCAACCACGGTTCCCGTGGAGAACGCCGCGGATCCCAAGGCGAAGAAGAACGTCCTGCTCCGGGTGCCCCCCATGGACGTGTTCAAGCTCCACGCGGACGACCTGGGGTACACCACCATCTCCGTTCCCTACGCCGAACTCTACACGGCCCTGCAGACCGGCGTCGCCCAGGGATGGAGCGGCGGTCCTCCCGTTTTGACCTACCTCAGTTTCCGGGACGTGATCAAGAACTACTACCAGTACAACTCCCATCTCGAGAGCGAGTGCTGGCTCATCAACAAAAACCTCTGGGACAGCTTCTCCCCGGAGGACCAGAAGATGTTCATGGATGTCATCGCCGGACTCCAGGCCAAGAGCACCGAGATCGCCCAGCAGGACGACACGGAGTACCTCGAGAAGATGCGCGAGGCGGGCATCGCGGTGAACACCTTCTCGAACGAGGAACTTGCCGCTCTCGCGGACTACACCCGGGAGACCACCTGGCCCCGCCTGCGGGACCGCCTGACTCCCGAGATCATGGACGAACTGGCGAAGCAGTACCAGTAG
- a CDS encoding DUF2993 domain-containing protein, producing the protein MKSSRSGEKMAGRRSIAVRAAASVLALFILVPLAVFGGPSRAFAAETQAVRTFSGAVEETDLSTRLLRNLVESLAPESLELVLEGGPDASGAVRRLYFEARGAKQGGIRIESLRLEALFVKFDLGGPSGNDGSVHGEGNLGDLNVSEAVQGYFEGRVLEKDLNDFLLGATLTGGGAEWRDLRFDLRPGGFSASARFASGVVSARVVVESDLEIEDRDRLRMRNYRISVNNAETDMAMILEAIEKAQPLLDFRDFPFPVRLRELTVDEDALVLATRVAPTRFEGTTLRYEAR; encoded by the coding sequence ATGAAAAGCAGCAGAAGCGGAGAAAAAATGGCTGGACGGCGGTCTATCGCGGTGCGTGCCGCCGCGTCGGTGTTGGCGCTCTTCATCCTCGTCCCCCTCGCCGTTTTCGGCGGACCCTCCCGGGCCTTCGCCGCGGAGACTCAGGCAGTGCGGACCTTTTCGGGCGCCGTGGAGGAGACGGATCTTTCCACCCGGTTGCTCCGTAACCTTGTGGAGAGCCTGGCTCCGGAGAGCCTGGAGCTTGTCCTCGAAGGCGGTCCCGATGCGTCCGGGGCGGTGCGGCGGCTCTATTTCGAGGCCCGGGGGGCGAAACAGGGGGGCATTCGCATCGAGTCGCTCCGTCTCGAGGCGCTTTTCGTGAAATTCGACCTCGGAGGCCCTTCCGGAAACGACGGAAGTGTCCACGGGGAGGGGAATCTCGGGGACCTGAACGTGTCCGAGGCGGTACAGGGCTATTTCGAGGGGCGGGTTCTGGAGAAGGATCTGAACGACTTTCTCCTCGGCGCCACCCTCACGGGAGGCGGCGCGGAGTGGCGGGACCTGCGCTTCGATCTGCGCCCCGGAGGCTTTTCCGCCTCCGCCCGGTTTGCCTCGGGGGTCGTCTCCGCCCGGGTCGTGGTGGAGAGCGATCTGGAGATCGAGGATCGGGACCGCCTGCGCATGAGGAACTATCGCATCTCCGTGAACAACGCCGAGACGGACATGGCCATGATCCTGGAGGCCATCGAAAAGGCGCAGCCCCTGCTGGATTTCAGGGATTTCCCCTTTCCCGTGCGGCTCCGGGAACTTACCGTGGACGAGGACGCCCTTGTTCTCGCCACCCGGGTGGCGCCCACCCGCTTCGAAGGAACGACCCTGCGCTACGAGGCTCGCTGA
- a CDS encoding CdaR family transcriptional regulator has protein sequence MLSSLAQEVATITAEIIGHAVLLTDETARIIGSSDPSRIGGLHAPSLLVMRERCLEITDAEEAARLAGGVRSGVTLPIELEGRVVGSIAIAGDPSVVVKFGRLVQKHAELFLREQVLLESALLRESLVQNLMQELLSSEIAPEDEPRWIERGRSVGVDLTCPRFVLAFSCRRDGKSSERGRKRENASAGGRAPELQAGALRKLVTSSLGGHFRESRTVMVPLSECLYAVLLPAPGAAEGGNTLSGGGERREDFSLLERMRLDEVRASCSEILAELAAQGLAGTFGVGGIARRPAAYPRVYRDALETLDVGSRLGGGVFHREELLFERFLASADPSRAEELRRRFLLPLEKVADREELVCTFVAWCDSGGAPSRAAEVLRCHKNTLYYRLEKIHRLTGLDPRNVREAGRLAVLLQVDRLYAKGSDGQNAASPASVPRKFVRGGAPE, from the coding sequence ATGCTTTCGTCCCTGGCGCAGGAAGTGGCCACCATCACTGCGGAGATCATCGGCCACGCGGTGCTTCTCACGGACGAGACGGCGCGGATCATCGGTTCGAGCGACCCCTCGCGCATCGGAGGACTCCACGCTCCCTCCCTGCTGGTGATGCGGGAGCGCTGCCTGGAGATCACCGACGCGGAGGAGGCGGCGCGCCTCGCCGGAGGCGTCCGCTCCGGCGTGACCCTTCCCATCGAGCTGGAGGGGCGGGTGGTGGGATCCATCGCCATCGCGGGAGATCCTTCGGTGGTGGTCAAGTTCGGCCGCCTCGTGCAGAAGCACGCGGAACTCTTTCTCCGGGAGCAGGTTCTGCTTGAATCGGCCCTGCTGCGGGAGAGCCTTGTGCAGAACCTCATGCAGGAACTGCTTTCGTCGGAGATCGCCCCCGAGGACGAACCCCGGTGGATCGAGCGGGGGCGCAGCGTGGGCGTGGATCTCACCTGTCCCCGTTTCGTCCTCGCCTTTTCCTGCCGCAGAGACGGGAAGTCTTCGGAGCGGGGGCGGAAAAGGGAGAACGCCTCGGCTGGGGGCCGCGCCCCGGAATTGCAGGCCGGAGCGCTCCGAAAGCTCGTGACGTCGAGCCTCGGGGGACATTTTCGGGAGTCCCGGACCGTGATGGTGCCCCTGAGCGAGTGCCTGTACGCGGTTCTGCTCCCTGCCCCCGGTGCGGCGGAGGGGGGAAACACCCTCTCCGGCGGCGGGGAGCGGAGAGAGGACTTCTCGCTGCTGGAGCGGATGCGCCTCGACGAGGTGCGGGCGTCCTGCTCGGAGATTCTTGCGGAACTCGCCGCCCAGGGGCTTGCGGGAACCTTCGGCGTCGGAGGAATTGCCCGGCGGCCTGCGGCGTACCCCCGGGTCTATCGGGACGCCCTGGAGACCCTGGATGTGGGGTCGCGCCTGGGCGGCGGCGTGTTCCACCGGGAGGAGCTGCTCTTCGAGCGTTTTCTTGCCTCGGCGGACCCTTCCCGGGCGGAGGAACTGCGACGGCGCTTCCTGCTCCCCCTCGAAAAGGTCGCGGACCGGGAGGAGCTGGTGTGCACCTTCGTCGCCTGGTGCGACTCGGGAGGAGCCCCCTCAAGGGCTGCGGAAGTTCTCCGCTGTCACAAGAACACCCTGTACTACCGGCTGGAGAAGATACACCGCCTCACCGGGCTCGATCCGCGGAACGTTCGCGAAGCGGGACGGCTCGCGGTGCTGCTTCAGGTGGATCGGCTGTACGCAAAGGGAAGCGACGGGCAAAACGCGGCGTCTCCGGCTTCGGTGCCGCGGAAATTCGTGCGTGGAGGTGCCCCTGAATGA
- a CDS encoding ATP-binding cassette domain-containing protein, whose amino-acid sequence MAISLRGLTKVYGTGTGAVKALDDITLEIPDGAIFGIIGQSGAGKSTLIRCVNLLERPSAGTVKVGEVDFTSLSGDALRQARKKVGMIFQSFNLLSRRTVFGNVALPLELAGWPKEDIRCRVAELLALVGLEERRDHYPSQLSGGQKQRVGIARALANNPEVLLSDEATSALDPGTTRSILALLRDINEKLGLTILLITHEMQVVKEICHGVAVLEKGRIVEQGSVFDIFADPKERATRDMLGQDLDAELPESFAGLDFSREPLPGSDLVLRLRFFGDIAAEPVMCDLIRRFDLDVNILTAHIDHLRNMPYGTLVIGLSGEERQRQAALKALRALDLRVEVAGYVAKALRRAM is encoded by the coding sequence GTGGCGATCTCCCTGCGCGGTCTGACCAAGGTCTACGGCACCGGCACGGGGGCCGTGAAGGCCCTCGACGACATCACCCTGGAGATCCCGGACGGCGCGATCTTCGGGATCATCGGCCAGAGCGGGGCGGGAAAGAGCACGCTCATCCGCTGCGTCAATCTGCTGGAACGTCCGTCGGCGGGGACCGTGAAGGTGGGGGAGGTTGACTTCACCTCCCTCTCCGGAGATGCGCTGCGGCAGGCCCGGAAGAAGGTGGGCATGATCTTTCAGTCCTTCAATCTTCTGTCGCGTCGCACGGTCTTCGGCAATGTCGCCCTTCCCCTGGAACTGGCGGGGTGGCCGAAGGAGGACATCCGGTGCCGCGTGGCGGAGCTGCTCGCGCTCGTGGGGCTGGAGGAGCGGAGGGACCACTATCCCTCCCAGCTCTCGGGAGGGCAGAAGCAGCGGGTGGGCATCGCCCGGGCGCTGGCGAACAATCCGGAGGTGCTCCTCTCCGACGAGGCCACCTCCGCCCTCGACCCGGGAACAACCCGGTCCATTCTGGCGCTGCTTCGGGACATCAACGAAAAGCTGGGGCTCACGATCCTGCTCATCACCCACGAGATGCAGGTCGTCAAGGAGATCTGCCACGGTGTGGCGGTTCTCGAAAAGGGGCGGATCGTGGAGCAGGGGTCGGTGTTCGACATCTTCGCCGATCCGAAGGAGCGGGCTACCCGGGACATGCTGGGGCAGGACCTCGACGCGGAGCTTCCCGAGTCCTTCGCGGGGCTCGATTTTTCCCGGGAGCCCCTTCCGGGGAGCGATCTCGTCCTCCGGCTCCGCTTCTTCGGCGACATCGCCGCGGAGCCCGTCATGTGCGATCTGATCCGGCGGTTCGATCTGGACGTGAACATCCTCACCGCTCACATCGATCATCTGCGCAACATGCCCTACGGAACCCTGGTGATCGGTCTTTCCGGGGAGGAGCGACAGCGGCAGGCGGCGCTCAAGGCGCTGCGCGCGCTGGATCTCAGAGTGGAGGTGGCCGGCTATGTCGCAAAAGCTCTTCGCCGTGCTATGTAG
- a CDS encoding methionine ABC transporter permease, translated as MSQKLFAVLCSSFADTLCMVGVSSALAFLFGLPLGVVLLVTGKGHILENRAVNGLLGSIVNAARSTPFIILLVLLLPVTRMVVGTTIGTVAAIVPLAIAATPFVGRVVEGALREVDGGVIEAALAMGATPWQVIRKVLLPEALPAIVGGLTLSVINLIGYSAMAGAIGGGGLGDLAIRYGYQRFRLDVMLVTVAVLIALVHLCQATGDLLARRLRRDGKS; from the coding sequence ATGTCGCAAAAGCTCTTCGCCGTGCTATGTAGCTCGTTTGCGGATACCCTCTGCATGGTGGGTGTTTCCAGCGCCCTCGCCTTTCTCTTCGGGCTCCCTCTGGGGGTGGTGCTTCTGGTGACCGGAAAGGGGCACATTCTGGAGAACCGTGCGGTGAACGGACTTCTCGGGAGCATCGTCAACGCGGCGCGCTCCACGCCCTTCATCATCCTTCTGGTGCTTCTTCTTCCCGTGACGAGGATGGTCGTGGGGACCACCATCGGCACCGTCGCGGCCATCGTGCCCCTGGCAATCGCGGCCACGCCCTTCGTGGGACGGGTCGTGGAGGGGGCGCTCCGCGAGGTGGACGGAGGGGTCATCGAAGCGGCCCTCGCCATGGGGGCCACGCCCTGGCAGGTCATCCGGAAGGTGCTGCTCCCCGAGGCGCTCCCCGCCATCGTGGGGGGGCTCACCCTCTCGGTGATCAACCTCATCGGCTATTCCGCCATGGCCGGAGCCATCGGCGGCGGCGGGCTGGGGGATCTCGCCATCCGCTACGGCTACCAGCGCTTCCGCCTCGACGTGATGCTCGTCACCGTGGCGGTTCTCATCGCTCTGGTGCACCTCTGTCAGGCCACGGGAGATCTGCTCGCCCGGCGCCTCCGCCGCGACGGAAAAAGCTGA
- a CDS encoding TRAP transporter small permease, which yields MASDCTPRRRGNPFGNGMLGHALLGLQKGIMIVCSIVVAVGISIAAVLRYVFRTDLYGSEEIIVIFAYWLYFAGGAFGAYERSHITADVVSVYVKNPRLKAALACLASLCTFGLSTLFAWWGWRMFAWGLEKGGATPVWRIPLVIPQSAIFFGLVLMSVYFAGNVLEDGKVLAAAWRKDPEHLREVGE from the coding sequence TTGGCGAGCGACTGCACGCCCCGGCGACGGGGAAACCCCTTCGGAAACGGCATGCTGGGGCACGCTCTTCTGGGGCTCCAGAAGGGCATCATGATCGTCTGCAGTATCGTCGTTGCCGTGGGGATCAGCATTGCGGCGGTTCTGCGCTATGTTTTCCGTACCGATCTCTACGGCAGCGAGGAGATCATCGTGATCTTCGCCTACTGGCTCTATTTCGCCGGAGGTGCCTTCGGTGCCTACGAGCGGAGTCACATCACCGCCGACGTGGTGTCGGTCTACGTGAAGAATCCCAGGCTCAAGGCGGCTCTCGCCTGCCTCGCCTCCCTGTGCACGTTCGGCCTCTCCACACTCTTCGCCTGGTGGGGGTGGCGCATGTTCGCCTGGGGGCTCGAAAAGGGGGGTGCCACGCCGGTGTGGCGCATTCCGCTGGTGATCCCCCAGAGCGCCATTTTCTTCGGCCTGGTGCTCATGTCCGTCTACTTTGCCGGCAACGTCCTCGAGGACGGAAAGGTCCTCGCTGCAGCCTGGCGGAAAGACCCGGAACATCTCCGGGAGGTGGGCGAATGA
- a CDS encoding SAM-dependent DNA methyltransferase, translating to MAHGRYVPRLARREGGRQVRRCARFLQECPAGGGAQTRPRAHSRRYVGAEVQEYDGEPFDEKMRRLVTQLREQQAEAVRLDAAIAENLKELGYGE from the coding sequence GTGGCGCATGGTCGATACGTACCGCGCCTGGCGCGGCGAGAAGGGGGCCGGCAAGTACGCCGATGTGCCCGGTTTCTGCAGGAGTGTCCCGCTGGAGGAGGTGCGCAAACACGGCCACGTGCTCACTCCCGTCGCTACGTCGGCGCCGAGGTGCAGGAATACGATGGCGAACCGTTCGATGAGAAGATGCGGCGACTTGTCACCCAGCTCCGCGAGCAGCAGGCGGAGGCGGTCCGACTCGATGCAGCCATTGCTGAAAATCTGAAGGAGCTGGGGTATGGAGAATAA
- a CDS encoding virulence RhuM family protein, whose amino-acid sequence MENKPVLVPPEGQLLIYQDGSLRVQVRLDGETVWLTQRLMAELYQVSVKTINEHLLNIYEEGELEPEATVRKFRRVQTEGSRQVSRVVDHYNLEAILAVGYRVRSSRGAAFRQWATARLSELLVKGFTLDDDRLKEGRTLGDHYFEELLERIRDIRASERLFYQKITDIYATSIDYDPKAEIAQTFFATVQNKLHWAIHGHTAAEIIYQRSDANKLHMGLATWRNAPHGPIRKADVTVAKNYLSEEEIRELNRVVTMYLDYAEDMARRHKPMYMADWVKKLDAFLQFNERNILTHAGRISHQVAEERALEEFGKYDKERRRLEAVQPASDFDRFLEETRQLAGGKIKEPPEKDKALRKTTREKK is encoded by the coding sequence ATGGAGAATAAACCGGTGTTGGTTCCACCCGAGGGCCAGCTTCTCATCTATCAGGATGGTTCCCTTCGCGTGCAGGTGCGTCTCGACGGCGAGACCGTCTGGCTCACCCAGCGGCTGATGGCCGAACTGTACCAGGTATCAGTCAAAACGATAAACGAGCATTTGCTCAACATCTACGAAGAAGGAGAGCTGGAGCCAGAGGCAACTGTCCGGAAATTCCGGAGAGTTCAAACCGAAGGCTCGCGGCAGGTTTCCCGCGTGGTGGACCACTACAATCTGGAAGCCATCCTGGCGGTGGGCTACCGCGTCCGTTCCAGCCGCGGCGCCGCCTTCCGCCAGTGGGCTACCGCCCGGCTTTCGGAGCTGCTGGTCAAGGGCTTTACCTTGGATGACGATCGGCTCAAAGAGGGCCGCACCTTGGGGGATCACTACTTCGAAGAACTGCTCGAACGCATCCGCGATATTCGCGCCTCCGAGCGGCTGTTTTATCAGAAGATCACCGACATCTACGCCACCAGCATCGACTACGATCCCAAAGCCGAGATCGCCCAGACCTTTTTCGCCACGGTGCAGAACAAACTCCACTGGGCCATTCACGGCCACACCGCCGCGGAGATCATCTATCAGCGCTCCGATGCGAACAAGCTCCACATGGGCCTGGCCACCTGGAGAAACGCACCCCACGGTCCCATCCGCAAGGCCGATGTGACCGTGGCCAAGAATTACCTCTCGGAAGAGGAAATCCGCGAACTCAACCGCGTGGTCACCATGTATCTCGATTACGCCGAGGACATGGCGCGACGTCACAAACCCATGTACATGGCCGACTGGGTGAAAAAACTCGACGCCTTTTTGCAGTTCAACGAGAGGAATATTCTTACACACGCAGGCCGCATCTCCCATCAAGTGGCCGAAGAGCGCGCTCTGGAAGAATTTGGAAAATACGATAAAGAACGACGCAGGCTGGAAGCAGTGCAGCCCGCGAGCGACTTCGACCGGTTTCTCGAAGAGACGAGGCAACTGGCGGGTGGAAAGATAAAGGAGCCGCCGGAAAAAGACAAGGCGCTACGGAAAACAACGAGGGAAAAGAAATGA
- the kynU gene encoding kynureninase, with protein sequence MTRNWSEEARKRDEADRLAPFRARFHVPAGTVYMDGNSLGLASVDALESLERAAREWRDLAIGGWLDARPDWFTYGERIGARMAPLVGAEPEEVALVGSTTANLHSLVATFYRPKGTRRKILADELNFPSDLYALASQVRLQGGDPAKDLILAKSADGRTLDEEALISLMDDTVAVAVLPAVLYRSGQLLDLRRLTQAAHERGIVIGFDCAHSVGSVAHRLHDDDVDFAFWCTYKHLNGGPGSPAGLFLHRRHFEREPGLAGWFGYVKERQFDLALHFEHAPSASGWQMGSPSILSAAALDGALNLFDEAGILTVRAKSLELTSFLIELAEARLVPLGFEVGTPLEPDRRGGHVALEHDEGWRICRALKARGIVPDFRPRRVIRLAPVALYSTFAEVEHTVSALEEIVRNHEYEAFSSERAAVS encoded by the coding sequence ATGACGCGAAACTGGTCGGAAGAGGCACGGAAAAGGGACGAGGCGGACAGACTCGCGCCGTTTCGCGCGAGGTTCCACGTTCCCGCCGGAACGGTCTACATGGACGGAAACTCTCTGGGGCTGGCGTCGGTGGACGCCCTGGAATCACTCGAGCGCGCCGCCCGGGAGTGGCGGGATCTGGCCATCGGCGGGTGGCTCGATGCCCGGCCCGACTGGTTCACCTACGGCGAGCGCATCGGCGCGAGAATGGCCCCTCTCGTGGGGGCCGAACCCGAGGAGGTCGCTCTGGTGGGGTCCACCACGGCCAATCTCCACTCCCTGGTGGCCACGTTCTACCGGCCAAAGGGGACGCGCCGAAAGATCCTCGCGGACGAGCTGAACTTTCCCTCGGACCTCTACGCCCTTGCCAGCCAGGTGCGGCTCCAGGGGGGAGATCCGGCGAAGGACCTGATTCTGGCGAAAAGCGCCGACGGCCGCACCCTCGACGAAGAGGCGCTCATCTCCCTGATGGACGACACCGTGGCCGTGGCGGTTCTTCCCGCGGTGCTCTACCGCAGCGGGCAGCTTCTGGACCTGCGGCGGCTTACCCAAGCTGCCCACGAGCGGGGAATCGTGATCGGCTTCGACTGCGCCCATTCCGTGGGATCCGTGGCGCACCGCCTCCACGACGACGACGTGGATTTCGCCTTCTGGTGCACCTACAAACACCTGAACGGTGGTCCCGGCTCGCCCGCGGGGCTTTTTTTGCACCGGCGGCATTTCGAGCGCGAGCCGGGGCTGGCGGGATGGTTCGGCTACGTGAAGGAGCGGCAGTTCGACCTGGCGCTTCACTTCGAGCACGCGCCCAGCGCGAGCGGCTGGCAGATGGGATCGCCCTCCATCCTTTCCGCCGCGGCCCTCGACGGAGCGCTCAACCTCTTTGACGAGGCGGGCATCCTCACGGTGCGGGCCAAGTCGCTGGAGCTGACATCCTTCCTCATCGAGCTGGCGGAGGCACGCCTCGTCCCTCTGGGATTCGAGGTGGGCACTCCCCTGGAGCCGGACCGGCGGGGCGGGCACGTGGCCCTGGAGCACGACGAAGGATGGCGGATCTGCCGCGCCCTGAAGGCCAGGGGCATCGTGCCGGATTTCCGCCCCCGGCGGGTGATCCGGCTTGCGCCGGTGGCGCTGTACTCTACCTTCGCGGAGGTGGAACACACCGTCTCCGCCCTGGAAGAGATCGTCCGGAATCACGAGTACGAGGCGTTTTCCTCCGAGCGCGCCGCCGTCTCCTAG
- a CDS encoding MetQ/NlpA family ABC transporter substrate-binding protein, translated as MRTNVVVRGAVAAVAFVLCVAAGGTRSSAEELEKLRVGATAGPHAEVLEFVREGARARGIDLKVVEFSDYIAPNAALDQGDLDANSYQHQFFLDTQNKDRGYHLVSIAKTVVCPLGFYSKRIKNIAELKDGATVAVPNDPANVGRALVLLERQGFIKLQEGLGYRASVLDIVANPKKLRIVEIEAPQLPRSLDDVDLGAVNVNYAVEAGLSPMTDALLIEDPATSPFANLIVVREADKDRPVFRKLVEAYQTEDVKRFMLERFKGAFVPAW; from the coding sequence ATGAGAACGAATGTGGTTGTGCGTGGAGCAGTGGCTGCGGTTGCGTTTGTGCTGTGCGTTGCGGCGGGGGGAACGCGCTCTTCGGCGGAGGAGCTGGAGAAGCTCCGGGTGGGCGCCACGGCGGGCCCCCACGCGGAGGTGCTGGAGTTCGTCCGGGAGGGGGCGCGGGCGCGGGGGATCGATCTCAAGGTGGTGGAGTTCAGCGACTACATCGCGCCCAATGCGGCCCTCGACCAGGGGGATCTGGACGCCAACTCCTATCAGCATCAGTTCTTTCTGGACACGCAGAACAAGGACCGGGGCTATCACCTCGTGTCCATCGCCAAGACCGTGGTTTGCCCCCTCGGTTTCTACTCGAAGAGGATCAAGAACATTGCCGAGCTGAAGGACGGGGCCACCGTGGCGGTGCCCAACGACCCCGCCAATGTGGGGCGCGCCCTGGTGCTCCTTGAGCGGCAGGGGTTCATCAAACTTCAGGAGGGGTTGGGATACAGGGCGTCCGTGCTGGACATCGTGGCAAACCCCAAAAAGCTCAGGATCGTGGAGATCGAGGCACCCCAGCTTCCCCGCTCTCTGGACGACGTGGATCTCGGGGCGGTGAACGTGAATTACGCCGTGGAGGCGGGGCTGTCGCCCATGACGGACGCGCTGCTGATCGAGGATCCCGCCACATCCCCCTTTGCGAATCTCATCGTGGTCCGGGAGGCGGACAAGGACCGGCCGGTCTTCCGGAAGCTCGTCGAGGCCTACCAGACGGAGGACGTGAAGCGGTTCATGCTGGAGCGCTTCAAGGGCGCCTTCGTTCCCGCATGGTAG
- a CDS encoding MarR family winged helix-turn-helix transcriptional regulator, with amino-acid sequence MDHWTPGRLISTLYRRCQRHLDRRFAELGIAAGHGLYLYLAELARRDGVTQTELASCLALDPASVTRSLRRLEALEWVSRRKGEDGRERHVFLADRGREVLPLIRRVLEEWDAAAAKNFSPEERQHLERLLGRMTANLEEEEK; translated from the coding sequence GTGGACCATTGGACGCCGGGAAGACTGATTTCGACGCTCTATCGCCGCTGCCAGCGCCATCTGGACCGGCGTTTCGCTGAACTGGGGATCGCCGCGGGGCACGGGCTGTACCTCTATCTGGCGGAACTGGCCCGGCGGGACGGTGTGACCCAGACCGAACTCGCCTCGTGCCTTGCCCTGGATCCCGCCTCGGTGACGCGGTCGCTGCGGCGTCTCGAAGCGCTGGAGTGGGTGTCCCGGCGGAAAGGGGAGGACGGGCGGGAGCGGCATGTCTTTCTCGCGGACCGGGGGCGGGAGGTACTGCCCCTGATCCGTCGGGTTCTAGAGGAGTGGGATGCGGCGGCGGCGAAAAACTTTTCGCCGGAGGAACGGCAGCACCTGGAAAGGCTGCTCGGAAGAATGACGGCGAATCTGGAGGAGGAAGAAAAATGA
- a CDS encoding MurR/RpiR family transcriptional regulator: MAKHVRRTEEHPNGSVLERIRTMGERLSPKQRQLARFIVESGSEAAFMNSVALAAAAGVSDATVSRLATALGYTGFAEFQAGIQALLQEDISSLRRFPLDRESSGDTLFAKVFALEAGILNETRDAVDAAAYDRAVDLLSGAKKVLVVGYEPNACVASYAAFFLGVLRANVQSATTLDVRVFNAVQDIGPDSVALVFSFPRYPRRIQTTVEFLKAKGVPVIGITDSVLSPLAPLSDVLFPVPMKFITFIDPLAGAMALVHSLLIGVFLKDAERSRGQVRAFEEFAGKDRYFLRQDVDILGLL, from the coding sequence ATGGCGAAGCACGTGCGAAGAACGGAAGAGCATCCGAACGGTTCCGTGCTGGAGCGCATCAGAACGATGGGGGAGCGGTTGAGCCCCAAACAGAGGCAGTTGGCTCGTTTCATCGTGGAATCCGGTTCCGAGGCGGCGTTCATGAACTCCGTCGCTCTCGCCGCTGCGGCGGGGGTCAGTGACGCCACGGTGTCGCGGCTTGCCACGGCGCTCGGTTATACGGGGTTCGCCGAGTTCCAGGCGGGAATTCAGGCGTTGCTCCAGGAGGACATTTCCTCGCTCCGGAGGTTTCCCCTGGACAGGGAGAGTTCCGGAGACACGCTCTTCGCCAAAGTTTTCGCGCTGGAGGCGGGCATTCTCAACGAAACGCGGGACGCCGTCGATGCCGCCGCCTACGACCGGGCGGTGGATCTGCTCTCCGGGGCGAAGAAGGTCCTTGTGGTGGGGTACGAGCCCAACGCCTGCGTCGCCTCCTACGCGGCGTTCTTTCTGGGTGTCCTGAGGGCGAACGTGCAGAGCGCCACCACGCTGGACGTGCGGGTCTTCAATGCCGTTCAGGACATCGGTCCCGATTCGGTGGCATTGGTCTTCAGCTTTCCCAGGTATCCCCGGCGCATCCAGACCACGGTGGAATTTCTCAAGGCCAAGGGTGTGCCGGTCATCGGCATCACGGACAGCGTGCTCTCGCCTCTGGCCCCTCTCTCGGACGTGCTCTTTCCCGTGCCCATGAAGTTCATCACCTTCATCGACCCTCTGGCGGGAGCCATGGCCCTGGTCCATTCCCTGCTCATCGGGGTTTTTCTGAAGGACGCGGAACGTTCCCGGGGGCAGGTGCGGGCCTTCGAGGAGTTCGCCGGCAAGGACCGCTATTTCCTCAGGCAGGACGTGGACATTCTCGGTCTGCTCTAG